The DNA sequence TGTCTTAGTAAGGTCTCGAGCCACTGTTCTCCTGTACTATATTTGAAGACATTAAAAAAGGGAGAGATTTACAACAATTACTACTATTtcgcctcagtcccaaacaagttgaggTAGGATATTTTGGCGGAATTGAGCTTTGGCAAATTACCTAGAATCCTTGCAATTTACCAAGGGAGAGACGTAATGctcttaatttatttttttaacatcAGTACCACCTTTATTCTAGCCTAGTATTTGTTATTCTATAATCAAGCAAAAGTACTATGTATGCCAGTGATTAAGACGCCTGTGGAATTGCAGGTTGAACGTGTGAAGGAAAATCAAATTCATATTGAGAAGAAAACGATAGGAATGCAGGTCGAGGAAATGGTAGTTCCAGCAGATGCTGAAGAGATTAAACTTCCAGAGATTACTTCTGTAAAGCAAGTTCAGACAGAGTGGACTTGTGCAGTATGCCAAGTGACAACCACATCAGAGCATAACTTGAAATCCCATCTTAGCGGAAGGAAACATAAGGTAAAGTGTGAAGAGCTGAAAACTTGCAAGAAAACGGCCAAGAGCGAAGGAGATCCGCCTGTTTCAACAAAAAAGTCAAATGAGCTTAAGCACGAGCAAGTAAAACATGCAGCTGCACCACAATCAGAGCACAGTACTAATGAAGCAGCTGACCCCAAACAGGTTATTAATTTTTTAACGCTAGAACTTCCTTGGTCTTTCTTGGGATATTAAGTATTGCTCAGGATGCAATTGTTGAGATACTCCCTCTGTTCAAAAGAGAATGACACTGTTTCCTTGTTATTCTGTTCCAAAAAGAACGACACCATCTAAAgatagaaataatttaatttaaatttcCCATTTTACCTTTTGATTAACATTTGCCACACAACTGTTATGGCATTGTTTAAGACcgcaagtttcaaaagtcttataAATTTTATGACATATTTAATACCACaagttttctttctttcttgaacTTTGTGCCTAGTCAAACTATGTTATTTAAATTGTAATGGATGGAGTATTAAGCAAGCTATCCATGAGATAAAAAGGGATTGAGTTGAAACTCTTAATTATTTTTAAGCACTAGTACCACCTTTATTCTAGCCTAGTATTTAGTTTTTCTATAATCAAGCAAAAGTAAGTTCGTATCCCATTGATTAAAATGTACCCGGTGGAACTGCAGGTTAAAAGTGTGAAGGAAAATCTAGTTCAGGTTGGGAAGAAAACAACAGGTGTGCCGATCAAGGAAACAACGCTTCCAGCAGATAATTATACCAAAGAGATTAAACTCCGGGAGACTAATTCTTTAAAGAACGTTCAGAAAGAGCGGACTTGTGTAGTATGTCAAGTAACAACCAAGTCAGAGCATGACTTGAAGTGCCATCTTCTAGGAAGGAAACATAGGGAAAAGTGTGAAGAGCTGAAAACTTGCAAGAAAAAGGCCAAAACTGAAAGAAATCCACCTTCTACTTCAAATAAGCCAGACCAGCTTAAGAAGGAGCAAGTAAAACATGCACGCTCAGCGCAAATAACGCGCAGTACTAATGAAAAGCCTAAAGAAAAGGTCCAACTAGGAGCTACTGGACAATATGAAAAGCAGAAGCAAGTGAAGAATGCTGTTGGTGTTACTCATAGTTCTAAGCTGTGGTGTCATTTTTGTAACGTTAGGTGCCCTGGCGAGATTGATATGGCTGCGCATCTTAAAGGAAGAAAGCACTTGGAAAAACTTCAAGAAACAATGGTATAGTTTAGGGGATGTACTGTTGAAGCATGCAACTTTGTTCAATTATTAATACTAAAAATTAGTTGCTTAATCACTGGGAAGAAAATAGAGGAACAGTTTATGTCAGAAGGTGAGATATCATTCTGTGTATAATCAGTTGGTGTAAGCAATTAGAGTTTAGCGCTTCTAATTTGAACTTGGTTTTTTGTTTCTTCATATATGTTTTATAATGTTGTCCTTTCTGCTAAAACTTAAAACTATTTTTTCAGAATTGATAAGTTTTCTGATGGAAAGATTTGTTCTCTGTTCGagttaaataaattaaaaaaagaaaaggttAAACTGCCCTAGtaatattattaataatttgCACCCTAACCTGTCTATCTCCATGTAAAACCATAACTAAGACCATTTCTTTTATCATTTATAGGGCAAACTAGGAATTTTGTTAACTtggaaataaaattttaaaaatatggtgTATATTGAAAAGGAGCTACACATGGAAACAACAAAGTTACCATGCCTAAAACTGTTGGAGGCATCAGAAAATCGGGGAACTAATTGGAAAGTTGAATTATATTTTCAAATACAACAATTAAATATCGGGCATTAGGTTgggttgaaaaataattttgttaTGTGACGTCACATGGACATTATATAAAGTGAGCTGACATGATTACAATTATAAGTCCATTATATATACATTAGCACCCAACTTGCATTTTTCGGGAATAAATTTAGTATTTCTGTAATATATAAGTATACTTAAGTTGTTTTTGTGTCACAAAATTAAAGTTGGATGATCATAAGTGAAATTAACTACCGAGTATAAGTTTTAAAGAATACTACAAACTTAATACCGATATATCTATTTCTCAAAACTGTATAagttttaattttaaagaatAGTACAAACTT is a window from the Nicotiana tomentosiformis chromosome 10, ASM39032v3, whole genome shotgun sequence genome containing:
- the LOC104109388 gene encoding uncharacterized protein isoform X2, which codes for MVFLLLQEKKDLILETNSHLFLFKSLLKYNICSFSALINSNKNLIEFKLRKLLQKESERKRRFSQMGFLSSMLQLIDFLAWPVLALGYPICASIRAIETGSKYHMRNLVTYWTIFSFISLFEHVFEKLIEWVPLWPYIKLIAICWLVIPEFNGACYSYQHLVHPCLPLKLHDVIAQFYVSCYVYQCFAYLCSFVNLQTFTDWFNKPMEDPDLKNETFLERYLEENGSDALVKLISNKTACEGSGPVWEDIKVMEHMAKHEVAEPKQVERVKENQIHIEKKTIGMQVEEMVVPADAEEIKLPEITSVKQVQTEWTCAVCQVTTTSEHNLKSHLSGRKHKVKCEELKTCKKTAKSEGDPPVSTKKSNELKHEQVKHAAAPQSEHSTNEAADPKQVKSVKENLVQVGKKTTGVPIKETTLPADNYTKEIKLRETNSLKNVQKERTCVVCQVTTKSEHDLKCHLLGRKHREKCEELKTCKKKAKTERNPPSTSNKPDQLKKEQVKHARSAQITRSTNEKPKEKVQLGATGQYEKQKQVKNAVGVTHSSKLWCHFCNVRCPGEIDMAAHLKGRKHLEKLQETMV